The following is a genomic window from Parafrankia discariae.
GCGAACAGCCAGTCAGTCTCCGGGCTGCCGTCGTCTCCCGGGTGCCACTGCCATGGTCGAACGATACCGGGTTCGACCAGATCCAGCCCGGAGAAGAAACTCTCGATCGCGATACGCGGCCGGAAAACTATAGGCGACGTCGCCTTCTCATATGCCGCCTCCGTTCGGGCGACACCTTCAGCCGGCGGCCCATCCGTTGTCAGATGGGATAGCGCCAGGTAAGAACCCGACGGAACGGCGTCCATAAATTTGGCGAGAAGACCGGCGGGATTCTCCTCATCCGTAATGAAATGGAACAAAGCGACCGCCAGAACGGCGACGGGTCGCGAAAAGTCGATCAGCGCGTTCGTGTCTGGATGCGCGAGGATCCCTGCGGGTTCGCGTGCGTCCGCGGTGATGATTGTCGTCGTCTTGTTCGTCGCCAGCAGCGCACGGCCGTGAGCGAGCACGATCGGGTCGTTGTCTACGTAGACGACGTGTGCGTCCGGGTTGACCTGCTGGGCTATCTCGTGCACATTCCCCTGGGTCGGCAGGCCGGTGCCAATGTCGAGAAACTGGTCGACACCGGCGTTCGCGAGCCAACGGGTCACCCGCTGCAGGAAGCGCCGATTCTCCCAGACGATATCAAACGTCACCGTCTTACCGAGGGCGGCGTCGACGGCAGCAGCAGCCTCGCGGTCGACCTCGAAGTTGTCCTTGCCTCCGAGAAAGTAGTCGTACATGCGCGCCGGTGTCGGCCGGT
Proteins encoded in this region:
- a CDS encoding SAM-dependent methyltransferase produces the protein MMGWDFKSVAPDAEEGSQVADLRMDRPTPARMYDYFLGGKDNFEVDREAAAAVDAALGKTVTFDIVWENRRFLQRVTRWLANAGVDQFLDIGTGLPTQGNVHEIAQQVNPDAHVVYVDNDPIVLAHGRALLATNKTTTIITADAREPAGILAHPDTNALIDFSRPVAVLAVALFHFITDEENPAGLLAKFMDAVPSGSYLALSHLTTDGPPAEGVARTEAAYEKATSPIVFRPRIAIESFFSGLDLVEPGIVRPWQWHPGDDGSPETDWLFAGVARKP